From a single Plasmodium coatneyi strain Hackeri chromosome 4, complete sequence genomic region:
- a CDS encoding Ribosomal protein L13 yields MIGVSARRLAGYPKASFHEQNINPFSNVQWKSTPFLKKNMPKTDIFAEEHVSKNAISVFDREKGNWFVIDAYNKSVGSLSVCISKLLQGKYRVDHNPNRVNSSSVIVVNAIHVKFYGHTWDTKVYKFPRKSYSKGPKILTCKTVFAKNPSMILNLAVKRMLPNNRLRQLYYRKLFVYPGAIHPHWGIPQVIVPKKDMDRTADQQVVKAFTVV; encoded by the exons ATGATTGGGGTGAGCGCGCGTAGACTGGCCGGGTACCCCAAGGCCTCCTTCCACGAGCAGAATATAAACCCCTTCTCGAATGTGCAGTG GAAAAGCACCCCCTTCCTAAAGAAGAACATGCCCAAGACGGATATCTTCGCAGAGGAGCACGTGTCAAAAAATGCCATTAGCGTATTCGACAGGGAGAAGGGAAACTGGTTCGTCATCGACGCCTACAACAAAAGCGTTGGAAGTCTCAGCGTGTGCATTAGCAAGTTGCTGCAAGGGAAGTACCGAGTCGATCACAACCCAAACAGAGTGAACAGCAGTAGTGTCATAGTAGTCAATGCAATCCACGTGAAGTTCTATGGTCACACGTGGGACACCAAGGTGTATAAATTCCCCAGAAAAAGTTACTCAAAGGGACCCAAAATTTTAACGTGTAAAACCGTATTCGCCAAAAACCCTTCGATGATTTTAAACTTAGCTGTTAAGAGGATGCTCCCAAACAATCGACTACGTCAACTTTATTATAGGAAGCTTTTTGTCTACCCGGGGGCTATCCACCCGCACTGGGGCATACCCCAGGTGATCGTTCCGAAGAAGGACATGGACCGCACTGCGGACCAGCAAGTCGTGAAGGCATTCACAGTCGTCTAA